One part of the Quercus lobata isolate SW786 chromosome 7, ValleyOak3.0 Primary Assembly, whole genome shotgun sequence genome encodes these proteins:
- the LOC115953879 gene encoding protein LURP-one-related 8-like, which yields MTKVYPNTTTLVTSSPDGKGNAAAILTVWKKSLLFSCNGFTVFDSKGDLIFRVDNYMASNKGEIVLMDAAGKPLYTIRRKRLSFGDNWLVYDGETAANPRFAARKHVNILNTKCLAHVSNYNKANEGTGGSGGYSSPNSKNVMYEIEGSYTQRCCAVLDKSRRRVAEIKQKEAVGGVGFGVDVFRLIVQPEIDAALAMTLVILLDQMFGSSRRLST from the exons ATGACAAAAGTATATCCCAACACGACAACCTTAGTCACATCCTCCCCGGACGGAAAGGGGAACGCGGCGGCGATCTTAACCGTATGGAAGAAGTCACTTCTGTTCAGCTGTAATGGATTTACGGTATTCGACAGCAAAGGGGATTTAATATTTAGAGTAGATAACTATATGGCCAGTAATAAGGGCGAGATCGTTCTTATGGACGCTGCCGGCAAGCCTCTCTACACCATTCGCCGCAAG AGGTTAAGCTTTGGCGACAACTGGCTGGTGTACGACGGAGAGACGGCGGCGAATCCTCGATTTGCGGCGAGGAAACACGTGAACATCCTCAACACAAAGTGTTTGGCTCACGTTAGTAATTACAACAAGGCTAACGAAGGAACAGGAGGAAGTGGCGGGTATTCATCGCCCAACAGCAAGAACGTGATGTATGAGATAGAAGGATCGTACACGCAACGATGCTGTGCGGTGTTAGACAAAAGTAGGAGGCGGGTGGCGGAGATCAAGCAGAAAGAGGCAGTCGGAGGAGTGGGCTTTGGCGTCGACGTCTTTCGCCTCATTGTACAGCCTGAAATCGACGCTGCTCTTGCCATGACACTTGTCATCCTTCTCGACCAGATGTTCGGTTCTTCTAGACGCCTTTCCACCTAA